The genomic DNA agtgaatatttaccaggtataaagatttttgtttaagttgaattgaaaatattaaaatctgtgctttcttcactaatcgttgtttcagcggcagcacagcagttaaaagcgggttgtggcttcaacgctactgaaatttttagtattcagacaggcgagcaaagcgtgatgctctgggaataaaaacttttaggggccttttacatgatatccgaatgagttttgtacaagaacgagttcataccggttaccacataataaccagcgtaaaatttattcgaaacgagtcaattctgagtgagtttattggggttttcattacagaacgaaaactcattctggacgaccttttctaTCTGTGCAATGTAAACGCGgcacggctctcatatttgtatgagtcctctgtaggagcgagggaagcattgaaaaagacagaaaaggacattaacacttgtttttacaggctaattgttgccactcccacacggataagaattaagtaccttttataattttatagcgatcggttttcgaaattccaggcgcgcacacccgccctcttatgtaaaggggtCCCCCgggggtgctgatacgtgcagcacacttgacatttagcGAGGACAAATTCTAACGTGATTTTTagcgaagagaaacaagttttgtcagcgtctagttgctagtgcggaagggccctctaccaccgtgtgcataacTACGCGTCCCCCCAGAcggcggaaagccaacaaagtgtttaGACATAagttcagaaaactccgcctctgtctgaatttttggtagcctattgaccaattcccaatcgaaactTAAGTCTGACGTCACgtgtaattttgctcacggtggtaagtagcctacttaccgaagccagattgtacgaattttccagacatcttgagtaatATCTttgatacacgcttgccaattcccctatcagcttttggaatcgacttaaccctacctttattatggccggacatttcttttggcaccctacatctgctattggaaccacgattTCACCtaacaccgagatttgatctgtgagtggggcaatttgtaaagtcatcgatatcttttggcgtctcgaagatgccggcacgcgacaaaacaagatcgacttcattttctggatctgaaaacttgcaactccgcaagtgacttgaaatgtctaaTTAACAATCACGTAAGGGAACGacttggtcttctcgataactaaacccacaagttccaccagcgaacgatttcactaaacagcaaatctccattttagcatgtaagatgagtcgcttataaaacagatcagttagctaaatcagtatgtagcttgtcaatcaaattgagtattgtaaccatactttgacttcagccggcaaaggaatcattgatggatctggacattttagttttctgaatgcagtaattcctgaaaggttttttctagatgtcatgcaaagaggaaaaaaacccatctcttggtatttcagaggttgattcatctttgaatttctgtgtcacgcttgtcacgcaactgatataatGAGATAaggaagatatataaactggaactcaaatctggccagaatgtggtagagcataattaacgtgatcatcgaaacagctaataaagtcataaataaacaaggtaagagtgttatgttagatctTTTTGCAagttgtagtgatttatgcctattaacggtggcgacaagtaggcgcaccgtgtatatttcatagtcgctatgaagtaaattttgccggacttcgagttcgtctcaagatagaacaacacaaatacacaaggaaatttctacagtaactttataaccatccttttgtcttataaaagcttgaagctcagtagattttgtcatatcggtcattgttaaaactgcctttgttttgatgctacttttcgacataggaaaagtatccAGGTccagtacattcgttacatgaggtcacacaactcgagtaatattcacggtgtaaatttgcatatttgagcggtcgaacgaaaaaattatttctcgaaaactaaaattaatttttacaaaaaaactacaccacaattattagaacatattgggctacaaattatgaaagtaggagtgaaaacaaattcggatgacttgccgctgtttgtttgatgcatgctgacattagctcttaataGTGAAAATCTCGCGAGAGAGGGTCATACTCTGTTTACAGAGACAGCCGACGTGAGTAGATTCACGACTATCTAACTCAAAATTTCTGTTCACACTCATAACCATTACAACTTCCTGAAACGCGACTCGCGCATTAGCTGttcatttttattaattattcttTAGAGTTGTAATCAGACAATGCCTCTACCATagatattttctcaaataaacttcagaatgtgttttttttcccgGAAATCGCAATGGTCATGAATAATTGATAACAGGaatttgtgttgtccaattcgtTCTGTAGTAATATACATGAAAACATCAcgcacttctgattggctggaaacgagtgaatttttttaaggtaacgCGAGAtcaacacgagtgcaaagttgtaataTGAGTGCAAATCACATATGACGCGCGCTTTTAGATTTTCGTCAATTTATCATCTTAATGCTTTTCTACGCAAAGTGACCAACATTTTCTTACTAAGTGTTGATATCAAATTAACTTGGAGCTTGTGAAAGTTAAGCTCATAGAGTATTTATCAGACGTAATGTAAAAAAGATCTGAACAAGAGAATTGCTGCGGTTAGGGATCGAGTttgtcttcagaaagaaaattcgaaatttattggttttttttttatagagacTGGTGTATTCTTAAAATgtaaactaaaatttttatttatcatctTCCGGTCTCACTATCCCTTCATGGAAATGCTCTTACAGGAATACTATTATCTAGAtagagaaatgataaattacACAGGGTTCAAGCCAACAGCCAGCTGCCGGCGGCAGCCGAAACTTTTTGCACGCTTGCCAGCGATTTTTCACCAAAGAACTagaattttattgaaaatattatgcTTATTGATCTTTCGACTGAAGTTAAAGTCGCTGTCATATTATGGTGAACATTTCATATTAGGCAATAAAGTAACCAATGTTTTGAAGGCTGTTTGCAAATGTAAACGAATATAAAGTTTCGAGATTTGAAGCGTGCTACagggagtatttttgtttacagtatcAAGCTTTCTACGTATTTCTTTAAGCGTGACACCACAGGCGgctcaagctccagctgtgagatgatcatcttgcacaataacagctatggcggaattataagagtttgtatgggaatatttatgaTCGctttaaggaataaaaaaatacgtcaaattctcaataaaaatacctcaccttacttcgACAGTGTATCGCTTGCgatctgaccgcttactttgatgaaaagagcccattttaAGAAAAGTCCGTTTTCTtgtgtacgttgaaaacctcgaaatgaacaactcgctaaaatgggctGTCCAGGGTGATCGTAGCCGTTGTGATCAAAATAGTGACACTGCTTCTGATCGGCGTCCCATTACTAGAAGTGTTTTCATGGTGGAGATATTAATAATCCCGGAGTCACATCTGCGTCTATGCTCAGCTACGATAGGCACTGATCATGGGTAGAGAGGCCCAGCGTAGAGTTTCCCCAGCATCAACCTCGTCCCTCCTTCATTAAGAGAAAACCTGAGAGATGTCATGATGAGGTACGCTAGAGGAACCATCAGGGTGGTATTCGAAAGGATCCTTTCTGGAGGTGGCTCTCTTGGTGCCGCTGCCTTCGACTGGATTGTTAATTACTTCATAGACTGGCAACGAGCCTTGGAAGGGAAGATTAATACTATGGAGGAAGAGAGAGAAAACTAGCGAATAGCTGACACCGGAGTAGTTCTTATTGAAAGCTATTTTGCACCTTAAAAATCTGCATAACCTCTACTTATTGCAAAAAAGTTGTACATTGGTAAAACTAGATGACAAATTCCGAGAACACGTCCGCGATGTAGAAAGAAATGAGAAGGACGTgtccaaaccagtcgctagacactctaatcttcctaatcattctagcagccaggagcccattacttaggCTCCTGAAGTAGCATATGGCAGTTTCCGGCCTTTCCCTTCATCTGGGCAGTttggaaagccgcaaaactctagaacaaaaatttatctttcaaatcgacGCTCTTGATCACCACCGTATCAACGAGGGCTTTTCATTCaacaaatttattattttttttctcctcaccatattcccaccaatagcgtagctccattttctgcaaataaagccacacacaacccacaattcctctaatcgctctgacgaagggtttaAACGAGTTCGAGGCGTCAGCTTTTGGACTCTTTGCGGtggataatactaaattacccgaTCTTCACGAAAGACCGAGCATTTGCCTTGCCTTTCAAGGTAGGTTGAATGGATTAATTTGTCGGCAACTGATTTGCAAATGATTTGCCGATAGTCATCTAACAGTACATTACAGCGAcaaggaagacgtcgatttaaaaatgaatatatattttcatttggaatttcgcgaatgactGGATGTGCTCACCATCTCTTACGGCGACGTAAGTCAGCACGACGTATGAGAGCGGCGTGGAAAGTTAAAAATTTGCCGTTGACGTTTCTTTTCTCGGAACACGCAGactttgatgatttcacgttgttatcTGCGACCTAAAGCAAACGACGACGACGACAACAgcgaggacgtggcaaaacaaaagatctaatagGCAGAACGATTGCTCAGCTCGTGCGTTTTAAAGCTTTGTACATTTCTCAGGCGtgctctgcaaaacaacaacgtgaaatcaccaaaatttgcatgGTCTGCGAAAGGAAAAGGGGAAcgataaattattttaatttccattcgCAACTCAAAGCTGCCAACATATTTTGCGCTGAAGTTATGGAGTGGCTGTGTAAACAgtaaacacatccagccattTTCGAAATTCTAACTAAAAATAGAAATTCCTTTTTAATCGACGTCTTCCCTGGCGTAGCTccctgactgcttaaggtctcTATTTTGCAGAGGCCggataagaaataaaacagttttaaaagggAAGCGCTGAGCTATTGCTCTGCCCAAATAAACCTTTCAAGTTGTTTGCCACGGCCAAGTCATCGTttccgtcgccgtcgtggtcttttttttttagttttaatttcaatttttaacttaTTATATTTCTGATACAAAATACAGACATAATTAAAGTTACTATAAAGAAACAAGGAGGTTTGACCAACAACAGCCGCGCAGTAGCTGCAGTGagcattttcaccaaaattatCTTTATAAAAAAAGTGTCTTTCGATGCCGTCCCATGCCGTCTGTCGTGTATTCGTGGTATCTTTCGATACGTCGACAAAATGCGGTGTACATTTGTTCAGGTCTTCGCTAGTTGTCGCCGTTACGAATTAAACATCACTGGTCGAAATAGTAGCTTTATCTTTGTGCGCGAAACGATCCACGATTGAAGAAGTTCGAGCCGATTTTGCTGGCAAAAGTCGAGTAATATATTATGATCGATATCGATAGCAAGATCTACTCTCGCTCGTCATTAAGAAGACATAGTTTTTAACGGGGTTTAGACAGTTTTAAGCTAATTccgaaacatttttttgaaggaaTCTTTGTTGGATAATTTGTTGTAagatgtttcttctttttccaaGAATCCTCGCGTCCTCGATTTTTTCCAAGAATCCTCGCTTCCTATTCTCTATACCAGCTTTGTTTGATTAAAGACTGACAGATAAGTTTGCCGACAAAAGGTAACAGATCACTAAAatactttcaaataaattaaagttagttATGTTTCCTGTAGCGATCCTTTCGACTGGGAAATAATTCGCTCTTTCTTCGCAGGTGCACCGTAAGTATCtcttaaagaaatttgtaaaaccTTGAGATTCTGCGGCAAATTATCCAACTTTTTTAGACAACCGTGGCACTGTCTACAATTAAATGTAAGTAGAAACGATCACACGACTGacatttcgtttcgtttcgtttcgtttcgatTTGATTTCGTTTCGATttggtttcgttttgtttgacatcgtttcgtttcgtttcgtaaGCGCGATGCCAATCGAACAACGTCCTCTCCCTACTCTATTCCAAATATCgcctaaaatatttttctatatccTGAAAGCAAAGTATGTATTTGAATGCGGACACTGAATTGTAAATTACCCGGCTAACGTAAGCTGACGGATAACCAAAGTATTGACCAACATTTAACATCTTACGGTCACAAAAATAGCCCGTTTGTATAATTTGAAAGAAGAACTAAGCGCACCTTTAAGTAAACTAAATATAGAACAAAACACAGAGCACTCaaagtatttgaaagaaaaactaagcGCTCCCCTAAAGTaaattaaatagagaataaaacACAAGGCACTTAGAGTATTGACCACCGAATTTGATCAATATTTTTAGATGGAAGGTTTGAATGCCTGAACTGATCGATATATTAATATGTCAGTACTACAGCAAATCGACTGAGGAGAATTAAGCGCAAGCACAGTTAagatttatcaaaatttttctcGGCGAAGTAGATTTTCTTGCATTCTACTCTTCTGCCACGTAGCACATAACCAGTAGTCGGGCGACTGATCCCGCATGGAAATAAAACACCTGAAGATCAGAGTATTAGCAGCCGAATTTTGATTTCTCGTCGTAATCAAAAACTACGTACTTACGTCTTCATAGATGACTCAAAACTGTTTCAACAAATCAACTCTTTAAAGGCTGCAACACGAATGAAGCACGTGTGAGCAAAATCACTTAATGATCCAATTGATGCCAGATGCTCTTCGAAAAGCATTTATGTTGACGTCATAATCTTTTgattgagaaaaacaaacagcagATTATTATTTTGACAATGCTTACTAAATATTTCTTAATAATTTTCTATCCACAATGTTTTGGTCAATTTacacatgttttattttcttcctcttatattaataaaaattatttttttcaaagtttgttatCAAGAATGGCACAGAAAGGGACCTCAGAGAAAAGTTCTGATGCCTTGGCAACTGAAGTTGATCAGATTATATTTGGTGCAAAAAACTTGGAGTATCAGATCGAAGAATTTGCCAGTTCCGGTGGCCAGACAGTTAATATCCTCCTGAGTGGCAAGACAGGAGTTGGCAAGTCTTATTTGACAAATGCGCTCATTGGAGAAAACGTTGCAGCAGAAGGATATGACATCGACCCACAAACTGATGACGTAAGCTACTTTGATATCGACAATTACTTCACCTTTTAAACTATTATGAGGTGCTTTCATTAACGGGTTACTGTGCATTACTTGTGGATAGGAAAATGGATAATATCTCGCGTCCATACATGTCTAGAATCCAtctgttccctttttttcttccggAAATTCCCATCTTTAATActtgaaattaagaaagaatTATCGAATTACTTTACAGGTATTAGGTACAAAATTACCCTAAGGATAAGTAAATACTTCTTTTCAACGTCTTTTAGACGAACAGGGCTTTATATGAATAAAACgttttcatgcatttttctCGCGTAACTGAGGTAACATACCAAGCCATATCATAATGAAATCTCTGTTAGAGTTAAAAGTTGTAATAATTTCCTGTTTTATGTCCCTCAGGTAACTGCTTATGAAGTTGTCAAAAACGGCGTAACTATCACAGTGTTCGACACTCCAGGACTTGCAGACGCAACCGGCAATGATGAAGAATATCTGCGGAAAATCAAGGAGAGAGTGACCCACTTCGACTTGTTTCTCTTCTGCACTGAGATGACCAGTAAGCGATTCCGCACCGACGACTTGGAAACGATAAAGAAGCTTACAGAAGCCTTGGGGGAGAAACTTTGGGAACATGCTCTTGTGGTTTTAACCTTTGCCAACGAAGTCCCACTATCGCCAACCAAGAAGACAGATGACGTACCTGAAGCAACCGCTTTCAATAACCGCGTTTTAGCTTTCAAGAAAGCGATAAACAAACATTTGGTTGCTATCGGAGTACCTGATATTACAGCGACTAATGTGCCATTTACGCCAGCCGGAGAGTTGGATGATCCAAGACTTCCAGGTAGAGAAGACTGGTTAACAGCATTTTGGATCTCAGCTTTCAAACGTATCAACAGGAACGCAAAAGCTGCTTTCCTGATGGCAAATGTTGATCGTATTTCATTCTCTTCCACCCTTAGTGACGGAAACGAAGAAATCAAAGTAAGGAAAGATGGCAACGTTGTCAATCTTGGCCAGTTCGGTAGTTTATCCATCGAAGAAAAGAATACAATCAAAGAATTcagaacaaaattgaaagagaGCGACTTTGACGAAAAATTGAACCGTTGTTTCCAGAAAGGCGGGACGTCCGACGAGCCTGGCCAAGATGCAAAGGTGTCAGGTCCCTCCATCAAGGTGAATGAAACGTACTCTGAAGAAATCATTAGGGATGTGTTTGGCGGTGTATCAGGGCAACTCATCGGTGAGCTGACCGGTGCTAAATCTGGTAAAAAGTACCAAACATTCTTCGGCTGGCTAACGAAGTATTTTAAGAAGTCTTACCCAACTTCCCGACCCACTTAAGCTAGACCAGAAGGCatgaagaaatgatcaaaagGTGGCcaaaagagtgaaaaagagagaaactacttgacattaaaaatatcaatcagtTACACTTTGAACATATAATCTATTAACGGAAATGAACTCTGTATACTTAAAAGGTTCATGCCACGTTTCTGAAATAGAATATTCTGTAGAAAAAAGGTTCAGATAGATTGCATATAgctccaagttttttttttgttacaagatAAGACGAGTTTCAAGCATCTGCAGATAAAGTTGCTGAGTGATGAGTTCAGGTAGATTGCATGTTATATGTGGGCTTGTTAGAGATCCAAGCGTTTTTTTGTTACAAGATAAGATAAGTTTCAAGCGTCTGCAGATTAAGTTTCTGAGTAAAATGAAACTATTTAGCTCTATTTAATAGAGAGCACTGataaattaaactttaaaaaacgtcttttgtgatttttctttaatttgtgttATTAGTAACACCACCCAAAAGAAAAGGGTTGTACAGTTTTTGTTTCCGTGCCTGAATTTTACgggaaaagatggaaaaaagtATTTAGCAGGCGTTTAAGAACTTTGTGCCTGTTTTCTATCAAGCTTCTAACTTCTATGAGACCGACCAGTATTTATCGCCTGGGGGAATGGGGGTACagaaggattttggttgtgtcataATAAAGTTTACCTGATTTCTCCCCCGAAAGGCTCTGTAGAGTTCTAATGAACCCCCTGCGTTAACAGACAATTGTCTATAGTCCCCCCTTCATAGTTTTCGAGGAAAGAATGATACGCGCTCCATTCCCGCTGAAAAGGTTGTGTTCCCCTAAAATCCTCCCAGTCTCACCCTCCTCTTATTCTAACTAGAGTTAAACTGCTTCGTTCATAGTCTTTAGATATACTAAAAACAAGCAAGTCAGCTaaagaacaaacaagcaaacaaacaacaaatacaGCATTAGATAACAGAGAAATGTATTTAAGTTCGTTGTACTCTGGCTGCCCTCACAGTTCTTAGCATGATCTTTGACCAGACGAATTTCATACCTTTGGTTTGGGATAACCTAAAACTAGAATTCGGCGTATGAATTTGTCAGGTCCCTCGGCTGATTTTTTGTTATCATCGATTTACACTCGTGGCACACGTGAGTGATTGAATGCGTGCAACGCGATATGATAAAGACATAAGTATAAGAGCTTGACTACAAGTAGCGCTCGTAAGAGcgtttgatattttcagcgTTCATTTTTTCTCAGCCTTTTTCCGGAATGTTTGCTGTTATTCTTTGCCCCGCAACAACTCATATGAAAACTGTGGCCGATacgaaaaaccaaaaaccactAACTGTTCCAATGTATTAAAATTGTTTAGGCAAGATGGAATGGAAAATCACTTTTCCT from Pocillopora verrucosa isolate sample1 chromosome 10, ASM3666991v2, whole genome shotgun sequence includes the following:
- the LOC131773007 gene encoding uncharacterized protein, which gives rise to MAQKGTSEKSSDALATEVDQIIFGAKNLEYQIEEFASSGGQTVNILLSGKTGVGKSYLTNALIGENVAAEGYDIDPQTDDVTAYEVVKNGVTITVFDTPGLADATGNDEEYLRKIKERVTHFDLFLFCTEMTSKRFRTDDLETIKKLTEALGEKLWEHALVVLTFANEVPLSPTKKTDDVPEATAFNNRVLAFKKAINKHLVAIGVPDITATNVPFTPAGELDDPRLPGREDWLTAFWISAFKRINRNAKAAFLMANVDRISFSSTLSDGNEEIKVRKDGNVVNLGQFGSLSIEEKNTIKEFRTKLKESDFDEKLNRCFQKGGTSDEPGQDAKVSGPSIKVNETYSEEIIRDVFGGVSGQLIGELTGAKSGKKYQTFFGWLTKYFKKSYPTSRPT